A segment of the Streptomyces sp. P9-A2 genome:
CTCGGCCAGCAGCAGCGACGCTTCCGCGCCGACGGACACCGGCCGCACCTCGACCCGGGCGATCCCGCCGGGCCCGGGGACGATGGAGACGGACTCCACCGGCTGACGCAGGTCGACGAGGGTCTTCCCGTCGACCTCCACCCGCAGCCGGACCGGCCCGCCCTCGAGGGCGGAGGCGACCCGGGGCGGCCGGACCGGCACCAGGGTCCGTACCAGGGACTGGCAGGTCCGCAGCCATGGACGCTGCCCCGCCCAGGGGGCCCTGTAGGGGTCCTCCGGGTCCTCGGCCTCTTCGGCGTCCTCCTCCCGTACCCGGTCGGCGCCGACCGGCGGAATCCGCACCGCGCCGAGCACCACGCCGTCGCTGTCGTCCACCAGCAGGTTCATCCGCCGCTCGGCGCCGTCCAGCACGGCGCGCGCCGCGGCCACCGCCCCCGTGGGCACCCCCAGCGACCGGGCGAGCGACAGCGTGCCCCCGACCGGCACCAGGGACAGTGCGCAGCCGGTCAGCTCCCGCTGCCGGTGCAGCAGTCCCACCGCCCGCATCAGGGCCCGGTCGTCACCGACCAGCACCGGGCGCCTCGAGCCCCGCCGGGCGAGCGCGCGGGCGAACTCCTCCGGCCCGTCCGGCAAACACACTTTCGTCGTCGCACCCCCGCTGAGCACGTCTTTCGCGATACGTACGGACTCGCCGTCGCTGCGGCGGGCGACCGGATCGATGACCACCAGGAGCTGATCGGACGTCGGGGAAGTCGCCACCTCGGCCATGCCTCGCTTCCTCGGGTAGCATCTTTGTGCAAGAGCCCCTTGCGCTGTTGCGCAGGGGCTTCGTCTATTCCGGGGCATACGGTCCGACGGTTGGCGGCCACGGTGGTCGCGGTGTGTGCGCGGTGGAGATCCTCCGCGTATGCCCTTGACCCTGGACATGCCCCGCCCGGAAGGGGTGTACGCGCGTGCCCGCACTTGTGCTGCTCGGTGCTCAGTGGGGTGACGAAGGCAAGGGAAAGGCGACGGACCTGCTCGGCGGATCCGTCGACTACGTGGTGCGTTACCAAGGCGGCAACAACGCCGGCCACACGGTGGTCGTGGGCGACCAGAAGTACGCCCTCCACCTGCTCCCTTCCGGAATCCTGTCTCCTGGTTGCACTCCCGTCATCGGCAACGGTGTCGTCGTCGACCCCTCTGTCCTGTTCTCCGAGCTGAGCGGGCTGAACGAGCGCGGCGTCGACACGTCGAAGCTCCTGATCAGCGGCAACGCCCACATCATCACGCCGTACAACGTGACGGTGGACAAGGTGACGGAGCGCTTCCTCGGCAAGCGCAAGATCGGCACCACGGGCCGCGGTATCGGCCCGACCTACGCCGACAAGATCAACCGCGTCGGCATCCGGGTCCAGGACCTGTACGACGAGTCGATCCTCACCCAGAAGGTCGAGGCGGCCCTCGACGCCAAGAACCAGATGCTCACCAAGTTCTACAACCGGCGCGCGATCGCCGTCGAGCAGGTGGTCGAGGAACTGCTGGGCTACGCCGACAAGCTGGCGCCGTACGTCACCGACACCGTCCTGGTCCTCAACCAGGCCCTCGACCAGGACAAGGTGGTCCTCTTCGAGGGCGGCCAGGGCACCCTGCTCGACATCGACCACGGCACGTACCCCTTCGTCACCTCGTCGAACCCGACCGCGGGCGGCGCCTGCACGGGCGCCGGCGTGGGCCCGACGAAGATCAGCCGGGTCATCGGCATCCTCAAGGCGTACACGACCCGCGTCGGCGCCGGCCCGTTCCCGACGGAACTTTTCGACGAGGACGGCGAGGCGCTGCGCCGCATCGGCGGCGAGCGTGGCGTCACCACCGGCCGCGACCGCCGCTGCGGCTGGTTCGACGCGGTCATCGCCCGCTACGCGACCCGCGTGAACGGCCTGACCGACTTCTTCCTCACCAAGCTCGACGTCCTCACCGGCTGGGAGCAGATCCCGGTCTGCGTGGCCTACGAGATCGACGGCAAGCGCGTCGAGGAGCTCCCGTACTCCCAGACGGACTTCCACCACGCGAAGCCCGTCTACGAGATGCTCCCCGGCTGGTCCGAGGACATCACCGGCGCGAAGTCCTTCTCCGACCTGCCGAAGAACGCCCAGGCGTACGTCAAGGCCCTGGAGGAGATGTCCGGCGCCCCGATCTCCGCGATCGGTGTGGGTCCGGGCCGCGACGAGACGATCCAGATCAACTCGTTCCTCTAGTCCGCTCCCGCCGTACCCCGCCGCACCCCGACGTCCCGGTGGCCCGTCCAGGGCCGCCGGGACGTTTTCATGTCCGGGCCGTCCGGGGCGTTCAGGCCGTCCGGGACGAGCCTGCCGCCGCCCGGGGCTCAGCTGAAGACGATCATCGAGCCCTGGGCCAGGCTGCGGGTGGCCGCCGCGTGCAGGCCGAGCCAGACGTGGCGTTCGCGGGCGAAGGGGCTGGGATCGTACGGCGCGGGGACGGCGGGTTCCTCCAGCTCGGTCGGTCCCTGCGGAGGCTGCGGTGCGGCCGGCGGGTTCGCGGGGTCGATGCCGAGGGCCGGGGCGACGACCTCCAGTTCCCGCAGCAGCGCGTGGGAGGAGCCCAGCGGGCCGCCTCCGGCGAGGAGTTCGTCGCTGGAGAGCGGGTGCGGGAAGTCCACGGGCACGTAGGCCCCCGCGTGGTCGTAGTGCCAGACCAGGTGCGACTGCTGGGCCGTCGACTCGAACATCTCCAGCAACTGCTCGTAGTCGCCGCCCAGCTCGCCCACCGGCGTGACCGGCAGTCCGCACACCTGGAGCAGATACGTGCGCCGCAGGAAGTGCAGCGCGTCGTAGTCGAAGCCCGCGACCGGGGCGACCTCGCCGGACAGGCCCGGCATGTACTGATACACCGGAACCGGCGGCAGCCCGGCCCCGGCCAGTACCTCGTTGTACTGCGCGAGTTCCTCGGCGAACGGATTGTCGGGGGTATGGCACAACACGTCGACGAGCGGTACCAGCCACAGGTCACAGGCCAAAGAGGGCTCCTCGCATAGCGCGTCCACCACATCCGGTACGTCCGGTGCGTCCAGTACGGAGGTCAGGGAAGGGTACCGGCGGGGCACGAGGGTGACACCCCTCGTGCAGATCCTCTACCCATACCAACACAGACGACGCGGGCCCCGGCCCCCGGGCTCCACTTCGCGCTCGCTCCGGGCCGTTCAGTCCGCGGGGAGCTGTTCGACGAGGGCCAGGGAGTGGGCGTTGTACGACGCGACGACCGCGCGGGCGGAATCGGTGTCACGGCGCACCAGCGCGTCGACCAGCTCGGTGTGTTCGGACCACAGCTGCCCCCGCAGATCGGGCAGGCGCCGCAGGTGCTGGACCACGCAGACCCAGGTCTGGACGCGGATCCGGTGCAGGAAGGCGGTGAGGTGGGGGTTGCCGAACAGGGTCACGAGCTCGCGCCAGAAGCGCAGGTCGTAGCCGATCACCACGGTGAGGTCGCCGGCGAGGGCGGAACGCTGGGCCTCCTCCCCGCGTCGCCGGACTCCGGCGAGCGCGGCGGCGACCCGTGGTTCCTCGGGCCGCAGGCGCGCCAGGCGGCCGTTGACGTCGGACAGGGCCCGGAACATCCCGTCGATCACCAGCGTGCGGGCCTCGATCATGCCGCGGAAGTCGTCGACGGAGTACTCGTGCACCCGGAAGCCCCGGTGCTGGTCGGAGTCGAGCAGCCCCTGCGCCGACAGGTCGACCAGCGCCTCCCGTACGGGGGTCGCGGACACCCCGTACTGGTCGGCGATCTCCTTGACGGTGAACTCCTGCCCCGGCTCCATCCGCCCGGCCAGCACCTCGTCCCGGAGCGCGTCGGCGATCTGCTGCCGCAGCGTGCTGCGCGTCACCGCGCCGTTGCCGCTGATGCCGGGCATGGTCGGGCGTCTCCCTTGTCGTGTTCGAGTGGCGTGACCGTCCCACGTGTGGGGGCGGGCGGTGCGTGTGTCCCGGGCGCCGGCCGGACGCATCCAGCGCACGCACCCAGCGCACGTGTTCGGCGCACGTGTCCGTCCACGGTCACGCCACTTTACGTGTTCGAGTGGCCTACGCCTGTTCGAATGACCGGGTCATCTCCTCACGGCCGGTCCACGAACTCGTCCGCCGCCGACAGCGCCGAGTCCAGCGCGGCCAGGCCCTCCTTCAGCTCGGCCTCGCTCACGGTGCACGGCGGGACGACGTGGGTGCGGTTCATGTTCACGAACGGCCACAGTCCCGCCGCCTTCGCGGCGGCGGCGAAGGCGGCCATGGGGGCGCCCGCCTCACCGGTCGCGTTGTAGGGGACCAGCGGCTCCCGGGTCTCCCGGTTCCGCACCAGTTCCAGCGCCCAGAACATGCCGACCCCGCGGACCTCGCCCACGCTGGGGTGCCGCTCCGCCAGTTCACGCAGCGCCGGCCCGACGACGGACGCCCCCAGCCGTGCGGCGTTCTCGACGATGCCCTCCTCGGCCATGGCGTTGATCGTCGCGACGGCCGCGGCGCAGGCCAGCGGATGCCCGGAGTAGGTGAGCCCGCCCGGGTAGGGCCGTTTCGCGAACGTCTCGGCGATCGCGCCCGAGATCGCGACGCCGCCGAGCGGTACGTAGCCGGAGTTGACGCCCTTCGCGAAGGTCATCAGATCCGGCACGACGTCGTACAGGTCCGCCGCGAACCAGGTGCCGGTCCGGCCGAACCCGGCCATCACCTCGTCCAGGACGAAGACGATCCCGTGCTGGTCGCACAGCTCCCGCACCCCGGCGAGATAACCGGGCGGCGGCGGCATGATGCCCGCTGTCCCCGGGATGGTCTCCAGGATGATCGCGGCGATCGTCGACGGCCCCTCGAAGGCGATCGTCGTCTCCAGGTGCTCCAGCGCCCGCGCGCACTCCTCTTCCTCCGTCCGCGCGTAGAAGCGGGAGCGGTACAGGAAGGGCGCCCAGAAGCGCACGACCCCGGCCGTACCACTGTCGGAGGCCCAACGGCGCGGGTCGCCGGTGAGGTTGATCGTCTGCTGGGTGCCGCCGTGGTACGAGCGGTACGCGGAGAGCACCTTGGGCCGTCCGGTGTGCAGCCGCGCCATGCGGACGGCGTGCTCGACGGCGTCCGCGCCCCCGTTGGTGAAGAAGACCTTGTCCAGGTCGCCCGGTGTCCGCTCGGCGATCAGCCGGGCCGCCTCCGACCGCGCCTCGACGGCGAACGCGGGCGCGAACGTCGTCATCCGGCCGGCCTGCTCCTGGATCGCGGCGACGACCTTGGGGTGCTGGTGGCCGACGTTGGTGAAGACGAGCCCACTGGTGAAGTCGAGGTAGCGCCGGCCCTCGTAGTCCCAGAAGTACGACCCCTGGGCCCCGGCGACGGCGAGCGGGTCGATCAGCTCCTGCGCGGACCAGGAGTGGAAGACGTGGGCACGGTCGGCGGCCTTCACGGAGACCCCGGTCTCGGGGTTCGGCTGTGCGGTCATCGGCTGGGCAGTCATACGGGCGAGCGTAAGTCGCGACCCTCCATTTTTGACAGCATGCTGCACATCTGTCAGCATGCTGTCATGAGGGTCGGTCGGGGTCGGCCCGGCCGGCCGCCGTCGCGGCAGCCTCATTCACCGGCGCACGCCAGGGAGCGGTCATGACCCGCAAGCCCGTCCATCTCGCCGTCTACGACACCTTCGCCGACTGGGAGACCGGTCACACCACCGCGCACCTCGCCCTCGCCGGGTACGAGGTCCGTACCGTCGCGCCCACCGGGGCGCCCGTCACCAGCGTCGGCGGGCTGCGCGTGCTGCCCGACCTCGCGCTCGACGAACTGCGGCCCGAGGACAGCGCGCTGCTGATCCTCACCGGCGCCCGCCTCTGGGACGAGGGCGACGACCTCGCCCCCTTCGCCCGCGCGGCCCGCGCCTTCCTCGACGCCGGTGTGCCCGTCGCCGCCATCTGCGGCGCCACCGCCGGACTCGCCCGCGAGGGACTGCTCGACGAGCGGGCGCACACCAGTGCCGCCTCCTTCTACCTGGCCGCGACCGGTTACGCCGGCGGCGCTCGGTACGCGGAGGCCGACGCCGTCACCGACGGCGGACTCGTCACCGCCGGACCCACCGAACCCGTCGCCTTCGCCCGCGAGGTCTTCCGGCTGCTCGGCGCCTACGACGAACCGGCGATCGACGCCTGGTACCGGCTCTTCCACGACTCCGACCCCCAGGCGTACGCCGAGCTCGAGAAGGCCCTGGGCCGGTGAGCCGCGAACAGCGGGATCTGCTCAGCCGCGGCGCGCTCGGTGCCTTCCGGCTGAACGGCGAGTTCCTCGCGGTCGCCGAGGAACTCGCCCGGCCCGCCGGACTCACCGCCGCCCGGTGGCAGGTGCTCGGCGCGGTCCTCCGCGAACCCCTGCCGGTCTCCGGCATCGCCCGCGTCATGGGCATCACCCGGCAGAGCGTGCAGCGCGTCGCCGACCTGCTGGTCGAGCGCGGTCTCGCCGAGTACCGGCCCAACCCGGCGCACCGCCGCGCCAAGCTCCTCGCCGTCACCGAGCGGGGGCGCGCGGCCGTCGCGGGGATCGGCCCCGGCCACGCGGCCTACGCGCAACGCCTCGCGGAGGCGTTCGGCGAAACCGAACTCGCACAGGCGGTCCAGACGCTGGAACGCCTGTGCGCGGTGCTCGACGACCTCGGACCTCCTGTTACGGAACCGTAGACAACACCCGGCTCGCCCCGGACCGTGCCCGGCTTATCCTCAGGCTGTTGCTCACGGCGGGGGAAGGCGGCAGAGCGATGGACAAGCACGGACCGGGGGCGGGGGACGCGATGGGAAACCAGGACGCCCGGCATCCCGGCAGCATCGGCGCGTACCGGCTGCTCGCGCGGCTCGGAGCCGGCGGGATGGGGGAGGTCTACCTCGCCCGTTCCGACCGGGGACGCACCGTCGCCGTCAAACTGGTGCGCGAGGAGCTGGCCCAGCAGGAGGAGTTCCGGGCCCGCTTCCGCCAGGAGGTGCAGAACGCCCGGCAGGTCGGCGGCGACTGGACCGCGCCGGTACTGGACGCGGACACCGAGGCCCCGGTGCCCTGGGTCGCCACCGGATATGTCGCCGGACCCAGCCTCCAGCAGGTCGTCGGGAACGACCACGGCGCACTGCCCGAGCGGTCGGTCCGCATTCTCGCCGCCGGTCTCGCGCACGCCCTGAAGGACATCCACGCCGCCGGCATCGTGCACCGCGACCTCAAGCCGTCCAACGTGCTCGTCACCATCGACGGGCCGCGCGTCATCGACTTCGGGATCGCACGGGCCATGGAGACCGTGACCGACGGCGGCCTCACCCGCACCGGGGCGCTGGTCGGCTCGCCCGGGTTCATGGCGCCGGAGCAGGTGCGCGGCGATCGCCTCACCCCCGCCTGCGACGTCTTCTGCCTCGGCTCGGTGCTCGCCTACGCCGCCACCGGCGAGCTTCCCTTCGGCACCGCCAACAGCAGCGTGCACGCCCTGATGTTCCGTATCGCCGAGGAGGAACCCGACCTCGGCCGGGTCCCCGAGGGCCTCGCCGGCCTCGTGAAGGACTGCCTCAGGAAGGACCCCGCCCAGCGGCCCACCCTCGACCAGATCCTGCTGCGCACCGGCGCCGAGGAGACCGTCGCCGACGGCCGTTCCCGTGATCCCTGGCTGCCGGCCGCGCTGGTCGCCCAGCTCGGCC
Coding sequences within it:
- a CDS encoding diacylglycerol kinase, with protein sequence MAEVATSPTSDQLLVVIDPVARRSDGESVRIAKDVLSGGATTKVCLPDGPEEFARALARRGSRRPVLVGDDRALMRAVGLLHRQRELTGCALSLVPVGGTLSLARSLGVPTGAVAAARAVLDGAERRMNLLVDDSDGVVLGAVRIPPVGADRVREEDAEEAEDPEDPYRAPWAGQRPWLRTCQSLVRTLVPVRPPRVASALEGGPVRLRVEVDGKTLVDLRQPVESVSIVPGPGGIARVEVRPVSVGAEASLLLAEGHTVTVSGAHFRYRADALVSGPVGTRTWVAREDAWGLTLPAR
- a CDS encoding adenylosuccinate synthase — protein: MPALVLLGAQWGDEGKGKATDLLGGSVDYVVRYQGGNNAGHTVVVGDQKYALHLLPSGILSPGCTPVIGNGVVVDPSVLFSELSGLNERGVDTSKLLISGNAHIITPYNVTVDKVTERFLGKRKIGTTGRGIGPTYADKINRVGIRVQDLYDESILTQKVEAALDAKNQMLTKFYNRRAIAVEQVVEELLGYADKLAPYVTDTVLVLNQALDQDKVVLFEGGQGTLLDIDHGTYPFVTSSNPTAGGACTGAGVGPTKISRVIGILKAYTTRVGAGPFPTELFDEDGEALRRIGGERGVTTGRDRRCGWFDAVIARYATRVNGLTDFFLTKLDVLTGWEQIPVCVAYEIDGKRVEELPYSQTDFHHAKPVYEMLPGWSEDITGAKSFSDLPKNAQAYVKALEEMSGAPISAIGVGPGRDETIQINSFL
- a CDS encoding GntR family transcriptional regulator translates to MPGISGNGAVTRSTLRQQIADALRDEVLAGRMEPGQEFTVKEIADQYGVSATPVREALVDLSAQGLLDSDQHRGFRVHEYSVDDFRGMIEARTLVIDGMFRALSDVNGRLARLRPEEPRVAAALAGVRRRGEEAQRSALAGDLTVVIGYDLRFWRELVTLFGNPHLTAFLHRIRVQTWVCVVQHLRRLPDLRGQLWSEHTELVDALVRRDTDSARAVVASYNAHSLALVEQLPAD
- a CDS encoding aspartate aminotransferase family protein, encoding MTAQPNPETGVSVKAADRAHVFHSWSAQELIDPLAVAGAQGSYFWDYEGRRYLDFTSGLVFTNVGHQHPKVVAAIQEQAGRMTTFAPAFAVEARSEAARLIAERTPGDLDKVFFTNGGADAVEHAVRMARLHTGRPKVLSAYRSYHGGTQQTINLTGDPRRWASDSGTAGVVRFWAPFLYRSRFYARTEEEECARALEHLETTIAFEGPSTIAAIILETIPGTAGIMPPPPGYLAGVRELCDQHGIVFVLDEVMAGFGRTGTWFAADLYDVVPDLMTFAKGVNSGYVPLGGVAISGAIAETFAKRPYPGGLTYSGHPLACAAAVATINAMAEEGIVENAARLGASVVGPALRELAERHPSVGEVRGVGMFWALELVRNRETREPLVPYNATGEAGAPMAAFAAAAKAAGLWPFVNMNRTHVVPPCTVSEAELKEGLAALDSALSAADEFVDRP
- a CDS encoding DJ-1/PfpI family protein, with protein sequence MTRKPVHLAVYDTFADWETGHTTAHLALAGYEVRTVAPTGAPVTSVGGLRVLPDLALDELRPEDSALLILTGARLWDEGDDLAPFARAARAFLDAGVPVAAICGATAGLAREGLLDERAHTSAASFYLAATGYAGGARYAEADAVTDGGLVTAGPTEPVAFAREVFRLLGAYDEPAIDAWYRLFHDSDPQAYAELEKALGR
- a CDS encoding MarR family winged helix-turn-helix transcriptional regulator; translated protein: MSREQRDLLSRGALGAFRLNGEFLAVAEELARPAGLTAARWQVLGAVLREPLPVSGIARVMGITRQSVQRVADLLVERGLAEYRPNPAHRRAKLLAVTERGRAAVAGIGPGHAAYAQRLAEAFGETELAQAVQTLERLCAVLDDLGPPVTEP